AAATGCGGCAGAACTTAAGTCGCCGGGCACGGTGTAGACAAAACCTTCATAGCAAGTGTTGCCAAAAAGGCGATAACGCTCAAAATCGCAATTTTCATAGGGAATACCCAGGCGATCCAACCAATGAAGAGTCAAACTAATCCACGGTTTTTCTCCTGCATTTTTGACAAGCAATTCAATAGGCCCTTCCGCAAAAGCTGAGGCAATTAACAAAGCTGATATGGGTTGAGAATCTTCTCCTGACACCATGGCTTTTCCTGCTTTAATTGGCCCTTGAACAATGATGGGAGCGTACCCATCCCCCCGCATAGAAAAGGTGGTCGCTCCTAATTGAGAAAGGCCATTTAAAAGAGGCTGCATAGGCCTTTGATGTCGGATAGAATAATCTCCCGTCACCACAATTGGATGGGGGGCTAAGGCCCCAATTGCTGAGCAAAAACGCAAGACAATTCCGGAATTGCCCGCATGGATCACATCTTCCGCATACCTAATTTTTCCAGCTGTTCCGTGTATGACGAGATAAGTGGGAAAAACTTCAATTTTAGCTCCTAAGAGCTGACACGCGCCGATCATCGCTTGCGTATCGGGAGAAGGTAGGTAGTGGTAAACGATACTTTTCCCCTTAGCAAGAGCCCCAAAAAGGATCGCTCGCAAAGTATGAGACTTTGAAGGAGGGATTTGGATTTCTCCAGCCAAAGAGCTTTTCTTAATCACATATTGTCCCATTTTTGGCTCCTCTGAATCTTTTGCTCCTATTTTCCTTCGTCATCCAAATTAAACCAAGCTTCTTTTGAACAACTGGAGATTTTGATCCTTATTTGATAGAATTGTTTACTAAAAAATGAGGACGGGAGGGGGATATGAAAATCCAAGCTGTTTTTTGGGATTACGACAACACAATTCTTGAAACTGCCGAAGCGCACTGGAATAAACATTTTACTATTTTAAGGCGACATGCTATTCACTTGCCCGAAAAGTATCGCCAGCGTGTTTACGAAAACAATGGCATCCAAAATTGGGAATGGATGAAAGCGGAATTAGGATTGAATCTCTCCCAAGAAGCTTATCTGCAAGAGGTTGACGCTGAATTTCACAGCCTTACGAATCAATTAAGCATGCGCCCAGGCGTCTTGCAACTCATCGAATCGATTCAAAAGTTAAAAATCCCCCAAGCCATTATTACCAATGCCCGTCGCAATTCTGCCGAGCCTGTATTAAAGGCTCGAGGAATCGCAGCTTTCATGCAGTTTATCGTATGCAAAGAAGATTATGCAAGCCGAAAACCAGAGCCAGATCCCTACTTAATGGGATTAAAAAAAATGGCTGAAGCCCTCAATCAACCCATTCTATCAAAACATTGTCTCGCCATAGAAGACGATCCCAAAGGGGTGGAATCTGCACATAAAGCGGGCCTGATTGTGGTGCATCGCAAGCTGTATGAGAATGAGATAGATTGCCCCTATGCAGATTTTTCTTGTTATGATAGAGAAGATTTTTTAAAAACTATGCAAAAGATCCTTAAGTTCTAATCGCTGCAAATGTAGCAGAGTAGCCCACGCATAATTTCTTATGTTGGGATATTTTAGCAGCCAACTCAATCCTCGCTTTGCCCCTCATTTTTAGAGTCTTTGTAAATTTTTCCCACTCTTCTTGGGCGGGGAATTCACATTCAACCCTAAAATCCTCATTCACAGGGGCATGATAAGACACAGTACTCTTGGTAATCACAATTTCTACACGTTCATTCAATAAATGGAGATAGAGTAAACTCCAACATGCTAGAGTCGCTACGGCGTGTAGGCTACCTCCAAAAATCGTTTTTTGATGATTGATATTATTTGCCAAAGGGGCAAACAAGACAACTTTTTGCATCGTAGCCTCTTCTACTTTTATTCCCATGGCAAGGCTAAGGGGAATATTTTCGTGAAGGTAGGCTTCTACCTGTTTTTCCATATTCATTTCTTTTTTAAATAAGCGAACTTAATTAAGTAAACCTGTCCATCCAAAAAATATTTGACTTACTTAAAAAACATTCATATAAAGGATAATGAATCATAAAGAGGTTCTCTTTTAACTTTAACAAAAAAAGAAAGAGTTTTTGCAAAGGAGACTTATATGACAACCAAAAACAATTCTACTACCTGGGTAATCGTGGCAGATAAATGCCAAGCAAAAGTTTTTCACGTGGTGAAATTCCCTAAACTTGAGGAAATCGGATATATTGAACATCCAGAAAGCCGAGCTCGTAATCAGGATTTAGTCTCTACAGAGCCTGGGCGCAATTTTCAAAGAGGAGGAGTTACAAGGCATTCTTACCAGCAAGAAACTGAACCCAAACATTTAGAAGCTATTAAATTTGCTTCAGAAATCGCTAGATATCTATCTGTAGCCAAGCAAAAAGAGAAATTTCACCGCCTTTATGTGTTTGCTGAACCTTCGTTTTTGGGACTGCTCCGCCAACATATTGACCCTGAAATCCGAAAAATGATTGTCTCCGATTCCTCCATCAATCTCATAAATTCTACTATCGAGGCAATTGAAACACATCTCCTGGAAATTTGAGAATCTAAAAATGGGCCAAAAATCCGGCGTAAAATGTTAAGGCAAGGGCTGTCCACTCACTTAGAGGAATTAGAGGTACCCCCCTCTATTCCATTCATTGTGTCATCCATTTGATAGCAAAGTTCTCTTTACATTCAAAACCCTTTTCCGTTTAAGCATGGCAAAATTTAACTAAACCCAAACTGCATTAAATTTTTAGGACTCATGACTCCAAGACAGGATTTTTGCAACTTTTTAGCTTAGATTTCTTTTTGCCCCAGCTTAAAGCAGTATCTCACAAAAAAAATACCAGCCGTTATGAGTAAGACTCCTCCTCCTACTTGCATTGAAATATAAGGATATTTTCCCACAAATGAACCCGAAAAAAGTGGACTAATAATAAGAGCGGCTGCATTCACCGCGCTTAAAATACCTAAAGCCTCTCCCTGGCCGTCAGAAGATGCGGTCTGGGAAATTAAGGTTGTGGAAGAAGGCGTTACAAACGCCACAAAAAAGCAAATTAAAAACAAAAGGGGCCAAATTAAAGAAGCCAGTGAAACGAAAGGCATCATTAAAATGGCAAAGGCCGCCATTAAATTTCCCCAAAAGAAAAGTTTTTCGGTAGCTAAACGCTTCACAAATGGTCGAATGAATAGGCCAGTGCTTAAAGCATAGAAACACCCCGCTGCAGCATAGAAAAAACCCAACATGGGAGGAGTAAATTGCAATTGGGAAATCAAATAGACTGGGGTAAATTCAAAAAAATAGGACCACCCAAAATTATGCAAAAAAGAGCAGAAGAGAACCGTTCTAATGCCTTTAAAATACAAAGCTTTTCTTAAGCTACTAAAACCTTTATTCCACTTAAACTGCGGAGGAGAGATCGCAGAATGTGTTTCCTTGAATAAAAAGTAAACCCCTATAAGATTTGCCCCCATTAGCAGGAATGCAAAAAGGAAAGGCAGACTATATCCAAAATTAGATAATATTCCTCCAAAAAATGGCCCAAGGGTAAATCCGACACCTAAGGCCATGCTGTATAAACCAAAATGAGTGGCTTTTTCTTCCTTGCTGCTTAGATCGGCAAGGGCTGCTTGAACAATCGACATATTTCCCGCCGCGCATCCAATAATTACTCGAGAAATGCATAAGAGCCAAATATTGCTCGCTGTCACTCCCCAAAGGGCACAAAGATAGCCCACTAAGGCAACTCCTATGCTTATTAACAAGGGTTTTTTACGTCCCATGCCGTCAGAGATCGCCCCCCATAAAGGAGAGCTAAAAAATTGTGCCAAAGGCATCAAAGCAATCAGAATACCTAAATACAGCCCCCTTAAATCCTGGCTCATTTCTTGTGGTAAAAGAGCGAGTGCTTGATCAAAAAGCATTGCCGCAAATAAGGGATAAACCAGCCCTACACCCATATAATCGACAAAAGCAATAAATAAGGTGGTGTAAAGCGTATTTTTTTTAAAATTTACAAATAAAGTTGGTTGAGAAGAAGACATGCAAAACTCCGTTAAAATTTAAAATGGCAAAATAACGAAGGCGCCGGGAGAGAATTAAAACGAATAATAGATTTTGAGGAGGGTCTAATAGGAAACAGGCTGGAAGGCAGAGGAGGGCCAAAAGAAAAATTCAGATTAGAAAAAAATCAATTGAATGCAAGGCTGTTTATTTAAAATGGAGACGTTTTTTTTTCCTTGCCAGAGAAATATGGAAATCTTGGCCGAGCAGCTTGGAGCTGGCCCCATATTTCTCTCTTAATTTTTCCAATTCAGGAGATTCCACTTGTAAAACAGCATAGCTGGTATTTCTAGAAGATTGTAAGATAATAATTTTTTTTAGCTTAAAATGAAAGATTTGCCCAATTTCTTCTGGATAAACATGCTCATCTGCATAAAAGACACTGATATGGGCACCTGGAGAATCACTCCTACGGAAATAAGGGGGCATTCTAAACCCTTTCTCTTTGAGACCTAGCTTAGGAAAAAGGGTTCGAATATAAGCATCGTCGACTTTAAGGTAAACAAAACCATCCGATTTTGCTGCCAATCTCCCTTCCAAAGGCAAATGTTTATTGGCATAATCTACCGCAGCTTGCCAAGCAGGATTTTCCTGAATGATAGGATGTTTCTTGGACAAGTTTTCTCTTGAACATCCAACAAAAAAGTGAATCGCTAGAGTGAATCCTACAAAGGTAAGAATTTTAAAATGGTTCATGAGATTCCAAAGTAATATGATTCAATAAACAGCCTTCGCTAATCAAAATTTCTTCCCCTATAATCCGCGGAACATTCTCCTCCGCCAAAAATACGGCTGTGGAAGCAATATAGCTTGGCAGCCCAATTCTTTCAAGTACCGCTCGTAATTCTCCCTATTTCCAAAATCGCTTAGATCGATTGTAGCGATACAGATACTTTAACTGAAAGGAGGATAAATTTTCTGTTTGCACTTTTTGCTTAGAAAAGAGGGATAGGGACCAAATACCTTGCTAGGGGATAATCTAAATGAAGGGGGTCACCCCTCTGCTGTAATCCTTGCCACTTTTTAACTTATGCTTCATTTTGAATGATTTTCTTGGGGGGCCTTTATCACAAAAAATGAGACTAGGCCAAGAATAAAGGCTATCGCAGAGCCATACAGATAAACTTCTCTTAGGTCGATTTGAGCAAAGTTTTCTAAGGGGCCCACCCCAAAAGCTGCCATCCCATATCCAAGCAAATAAAAGGTGATGACCATTCCAGGCACAGAAGACGCAAGCGATTTTAACCTTTCACTCCCAAAGCTAATAAGTAGAGGAAGAAGGACAGAACAACCAAAACCTGCCAACCCAGACACCGTTATCGCCAAATAAGAGGCTCCTTGGGGTAATAAGGCAAGCGTTATAAATGCCAACATCGAAATAAAGGGAAATACTTGAAAGATGACCTCTTGCCGAAAAGCTTTTTTTGTGACCGCAAAAAAAACCCTTCCCAAAGTTGCCATTCCCCAAAAGGCAGCCAAAGCAAGTGACTGCAAGTCGTGGGAAGCCTGCATATGCTTTTTCATAAAAATAGGAAGCCAATTTCCATTTAACGTTTCTACAATCCCATACAAAAAGGCAAAAGTAGCAAAAATCCAAAAACGAGGGGAAATGCCATTCGCCATATAGTTTTTTTTCTTAAAATCTTCCTTTTCACCAGGTAGCTTTAAATGAAGGCTAAAAACAAATAAGGCCCCAAAACATACAGCTAGCAGTAAAGGCAAACCCCACCAACACCCTATTGAAATAGAGAAAGCACTAAAAAGAGGACCCACAGCCGTTCCAGCACCTGAAAGTGCATTTAGCATGAGAAGCATAAAATCAACCCGAGACGGATTTAGCAAAGCTGCCGTGGCATTAAGTGTGGGGGCCACCAATCCATATCCTATCCCCACCGCCCCTGTGGCAAATAACAACAGGGCATAACTTAACAAAGGGCAGTGCATAGCAAAAGGACTTGCTGCCAGTAAAATCATCGAAAGCATCGTTAACAACAACCCGCCTAAAAAAACAGCTTTGAAACCAAATTTGCCGCATATAAGGGGATTTATAGCAGAGAACACAATCGACAATAGCGCCTCTGGGATAAATAAGCTGCCATAGGCAGTTGTGGAAAGGTTAAATTCATAAGGGTCGGTAAAAATAGGGCTTATAGCAGGAAACGTAATCACTGCTAACCCTTGAATCAGACCCGCAAAATAAATAGCAAAAGTTTCTTTGCGCACCATGAGGCCCTTCCATTATGAACGAGGAGATTTTTATTCCTCCATTGGCAAACGTCTAGCTGCATAATTGGAAAATAGCTTTTTCGAAGAGGTTCACAACAATAACTCTACCAAAAAAGCCTCCCTCTTTAATAGAAGAATATCTAAAAAAAGATAAAGCCAGAATTGTTTTTATGCCTAATAAGCTAGATTACATTTTCCTTGCAGGCTAGCAGCGAAAATATAACGAGGAATTGAAAACAGAGATGGCTTGCAAAGTCGCTCAGGGTCTTCGAATTTATTACCTTTTCAGTTATTAGTGTGGAGGTAGGCTTAAGATTGCTTAGTGCATAAGAGAAACTCTCTTAAATAGTTTAGCCCCATACGCAAAATGGCAACTTGAGACGAGGATGGAATCAAAAATACTTAAAACCTCTTCTATTGCATTCCCTATCCTATCGACATTGAAGGAGAATCCAGAACTCTTCCATTCACCCCTATTCTATAAGAAAACCAGGAAATGAGCAGGCCTAAACGATGATGCACATAATCGCCCAGCTGGAAATCATCCATTTATTCAATGCCGGGAGATTTCTTTGATACCCTTGGGTGGATTGGGTAGGCTCTTAAGGCTTCTTCATAGGATTCTTCGAACTGGCTTTTAGATTTAAAGGAATCATGCGGATCCATCGTTCGATAAATTAAATCTCCCTGAGAAATTCGTGCTATTGAAA
This window of the Parachlamydia sp. AcF125 genome carries:
- a CDS encoding host attachment protein — its product is MTTKNNSTTWVIVADKCQAKVFHVVKFPKLEEIGYIEHPESRARNQDLVSTEPGRNFQRGGVTRHSYQQETEPKHLEAIKFASEIARYLSVAKQKEKFHRLYVFAEPSFLGLLRQHIDPEIRKMIVSDSSINLINSTIEAIETHLLEI
- a CDS encoding HAD family phosphatase, with translation MKIQAVFWDYDNTILETAEAHWNKHFTILRRHAIHLPEKYRQRVYENNGIQNWEWMKAELGLNLSQEAYLQEVDAEFHSLTNQLSMRPGVLQLIESIQKLKIPQAIITNARRNSAEPVLKARGIAAFMQFIVCKEDYASRKPEPDPYLMGLKKMAEALNQPILSKHCLAIEDDPKGVESAHKAGLIVVHRKLYENEIDCPYADFSCYDREDFLKTMQKILKF
- the aroA gene encoding 3-phosphoshikimate 1-carboxyvinyltransferase, yielding MGQYVIKKSSLAGEIQIPPSKSHTLRAILFGALAKGKSIVYHYLPSPDTQAMIGACQLLGAKIEVFPTYLVIHGTAGKIRYAEDVIHAGNSGIVLRFCSAIGALAPHPIVVTGDYSIRHQRPMQPLLNGLSQLGATTFSMRGDGYAPIIVQGPIKAGKAMVSGEDSQPISALLIASAFAEGPIELLVKNAGEKPWISLTLHWLDRLGIPYENCDFERYRLFGNTCYEGFVYTVPGDLSSAAFPVAAALITGSELCIKNIDMNDPQGDKELFVVFQKMGAKLHFDAVQNTLYVKKGGNLSGISVDINNFIDSITILAVVACFAEGETRIYNAAIARQKECNRLAGIAAELQKMGADISETEDGLIARKSFLRGAKLHSYHDHRMAMSLIVAGLGAIGETSLAPTECISKTFPTFARDFNQLGANIEVFA
- a CDS encoding YiiD C-terminal domain-containing protein, whose protein sequence is MEKQVEAYLHENIPLSLAMGIKVEEATMQKVVLFAPLANNINHQKTIFGGSLHAVATLACWSLLYLHLLNERVEIVITKSTVSYHAPVNEDFRVECEFPAQEEWEKFTKTLKMRGKARIELAAKISQHKKLCVGYSATFAAIRT
- a CDS encoding MFS transporter, with protein sequence MVRKETFAIYFAGLIQGLAVITFPAISPIFTDPYEFNLSTTAYGSLFIPEALLSIVFSAINPLICGKFGFKAVFLGGLLLTMLSMILLAASPFAMHCPLLSYALLLFATGAVGIGYGLVAPTLNATAALLNPSRVDFMLLMLNALSGAGTAVGPLFSAFSISIGCWWGLPLLLAVCFGALFVFSLHLKLPGEKEDFKKKNYMANGISPRFWIFATFAFLYGIVETLNGNWLPIFMKKHMQASHDLQSLALAAFWGMATLGRVFFAVTKKAFRQEVIFQVFPFISMLAFITLALLPQGASYLAITVSGLAGFGCSVLLPLLISFGSERLKSLASSVPGMVITFYLLGYGMAAFGVGPLENFAQIDLREVYLYGSAIAFILGLVSFFVIKAPQENHSK
- a CDS encoding MFS transporter, whose product is MSSSQPTLFVNFKKNTLYTTLFIAFVDYMGVGLVYPLFAAMLFDQALALLPQEMSQDLRGLYLGILIALMPLAQFFSSPLWGAISDGMGRKKPLLISIGVALVGYLCALWGVTASNIWLLCISRVIIGCAAGNMSIVQAALADLSSKEEKATHFGLYSMALGVGFTLGPFFGGILSNFGYSLPFLFAFLLMGANLIGVYFLFKETHSAISPPQFKWNKGFSSLRKALYFKGIRTVLFCSFLHNFGWSYFFEFTPVYLISQLQFTPPMLGFFYAAAGCFYALSTGLFIRPFVKRLATEKLFFWGNLMAAFAILMMPFVSLASLIWPLLFLICFFVAFVTPSSTTLISQTASSDGQGEALGILSAVNAAALIISPLFSGSFVGKYPYISMQVGGGVLLITAGIFFVRYCFKLGQKEI